From Candidatus Cybelea sp.:
CAAGACGTCTATCGTCGCGACGGCAATCGGCTTATCGCCGGGCTCGTCGAGGCGGGCACGCTTCGCGCGGGCGAACGCGTTGTCTTCTGGCCCCTGCAGACCGACGCGGTCGTTAGTGCGATCCATCGGTGGCCGCAAGAAGTCGATGAGGCAAAGGCCGGCGACGCGGTGGCGATCGCGCTCGACGAGCGAATCTTCGTCGACCGCGGCGCGGTGGCGAGTTATCCCGGCGATGGACCCGCACTCGGACACGCGGTGCAGGCGACCGTCGTTTGGCTCGGCGGCGATCCGGTCATGCCCGGCGAGACGCTTCGTCTACGCATCGGAACGCGCGAGATGCCCGTTACCCTACAACGCATCGACGAAGTGATCGATCCCGACACGCTCGCCGGCAAGCCCGGCGATGTGGTTGCAAAGAGCGACGTCGCGGTCATCACGCTCGCGGCGCGCGAGCTGATCGCCGCCGACGATGAGTTGGAGACGACCAGCATCGGACGTTTCGTCCTGCTGCACGGCACCAACGTCGTCGCCGGCGGCCGCGTTCGCTCGGTCATCGGGCGCCCGCGCTCGGAGGGCGCGACCGATATCGTCGCGCAGACTTCCTCGGTGCAGCCGAATGAGCGATTCTGGCGCAACGGTCATCGCGGCGGCGTCTTCTGGCTCACCGGGCTGCCGAGCGCCGGTAAGTCTACGCTCGCCATGACGGCGCAGCGGATGCTCTTCGATCGGGGCCGGCACGTCTACGTTCTCGACGGGGACACGCTGCGGACCTCGTTGAATGTTGACCTAGGTTTCTCTGAGGAGGACCGCTCCGAGAACGTCCGGCGGACGGCAGCCGTGGCTGCGGTGCTCGCCGATGGGGGTTTCGTGGTGATCTGCGCGCTGATCTCACCCTTTTCTGACGACCGTACCAAGGCGCGTGCTTCCTACCCCGGCGGCTTCCACGAAGTCTACGTTTCCTGCGACCTGCAAACGGCGGAAGGTCGCGACGTCAAGGGTCACTACAAGCGGGCTCGCGCCGGAGAGATCGCCCGCTTCACCGGAATCTCCTCGCCGTACGAGGCGCCCCAGAATCCCGACTTGGCGGTCGATACAACCCGGCAGTCGATCCCCGAGTCGGCGGCGACGCTCATCGAGTATATCGAGGAGCACACCAAGCCTTGATTTGGAGCTACGTGGTTGTCGGCTTCATCGTCGGAGCCTGCACAGCGTATAGCGGCGTCGGGGCGGGTGCCATCACGACGCCGCTGCTCATCTTCCTCGGGGTCGGCACGGACAAGGCAATCGGTTCTGACCTGCTCTTCGCGCTTGGTACGCGGCTCGTTGCCATGATCGCACACGTGCAGAAACGGACGGTGCAGGTTTCCGTCCTTTGGCGGCTCTCGATCGGCGGGCTCCCGGGGGCGATCATCGGCGTTGCGCTCAGCGTTTGGCTGCACAAGCACCTCGATATCCGGCAGCTCGAACACACGTTGCGGCTTGCGGTCGCCGGCGCACTGCTGATCTCGGCGGCCGGAATCATCTTCAATCGCAGGCTCGCCGGCGATTTCTCCGATACGGCCGCGAACAAGCTTCCCACCCTGCGGCTCGCACTGATCGGGTTCTTTGTTGGGATTACGGTCAGCATTACGTCGATCGGCGCCGGGTCGCTGACGCTTCCGCTCTTGCTGTTGGTTGCGCCGGTCGTTGCGCTGCGCCGCCTCGTCGGAACGGATCTCGCCTTCGCCGTCGTCGTCCTCGTACCGTCACTGCTCGGTCACTGGAAGATCGGGGACGTCAATCCGATGATCGCCGGGTCGTTGCTGCTTGGCTCGATACCGGGCGTCTTCGTCGGAGCGCACTTTGTAACGCGGCTGCCGGAACGGTGGTTCCGCGGCGCGCTGGCGTGCCTGCTCGTGATCGTCGCGCTCTTCCTTCTGCCGATCGGCGCGCCGCACTCCTAGGAGCGCAGGCGGGGCGCTCGCTCCTTCGCGACGAGTTCGTTGGCGCGGAAGAGGCTCTCAAAGGTTCCCGCGTCGGTCCACCATCCTTCGAGAACGTCGTAGTGCAGATCGCCCTGCGCGATGTAACGATTGTGCACGTCGACGATCTCCAGCTCGCCACGCTGCGAAGGCACGAGCGTACGAATGAACTCGAAGACGCGGCGGTCGAACATATAGATACCCGTCACGGCATAGGAGCTCTTCGGTTCGGCCGGCTTCTCCTCGATCGCGACGATCTGCTCTCCATCGAGCACCGGAACGCCGAAGCGGCTGGGGTCGGCGACCGCCTTGAGCAGAATGCGCGCGCCGGAAGGCTGGGCGCGGAAGCGCTCCACATACGGTGCGATGCTCTCCTGAAGCAAATTGTCTCCCAGAACGACGACGATCCGTTCGCCCTCGGCGAAGTGCTCGGCGAGACGGAGCGCGTCGGCGATGCCGCCTTCGCCTTCCTGATACGTGTAGTAGATGTCGTGCAGGCCGAACTCCGCGCCGTTTCCCAGCAAGCGGAGGAAGTCGCCGGCGGAGCCGCCCCCGGTGACGATCATGATGTCGCGAATGCCCGCCGAACAGAGCGTGTGCAGCGGATAGTAGATCATCGGGCGGTCGTAGACCGGCAGAAGATGTTTGTTGGTCACCTTCGTCAGCGGGCGCAGACGGCTGCCGAGC
This genomic window contains:
- a CDS encoding sulfite exporter TauE/SafE family protein, which codes for MIWSYVVVGFIVGACTAYSGVGAGAITTPLLIFLGVGTDKAIGSDLLFALGTRLVAMIAHVQKRTVQVSVLWRLSIGGLPGAIIGVALSVWLHKHLDIRQLEHTLRLAVAGALLISAAGIIFNRRLAGDFSDTAANKLPTLRLALIGFFVGITVSITSIGAGSLTLPLLLLVAPVVALRRLVGTDLAFAVVVLVPSLLGHWKIGDVNPMIAGSLLLGSIPGVFVGAHFVTRLPERWFRGALACLLVIVALFLLPIGAPHS
- a CDS encoding sugar phosphate nucleotidyltransferase, which codes for MKGVILAGGLGSRLRPLTKVTNKHLLPVYDRPMIYYPLHTLCSAGIRDIMIVTGGGSAGDFLRLLGNGAEFGLHDIYYTYQEGEGGIADALRLAEHFAEGERIVVVLGDNLLQESIAPYVERFRAQPSGARILLKAVADPSRFGVPVLDGEQIVAIEEKPAEPKSSYAVTGIYMFDRRVFEFIRTLVPSQRGELEIVDVHNRYIAQGDLHYDVLEGWWTDAGTFESLFRANELVAKERAPRLRS
- the cysC gene encoding adenylyl-sulfate kinase; translated protein: MVGDVDAGKSTILGRMLVDLGQVTPAKLEELQSSSTKRGVPIEYSFLLDAFQLERDQAITLDISRIWLRMPDRDYVFVDAPGHRELIRNLLTGASEVDAAIMVVAVDEGITLQTRRQALFLQWFGFKELLVVVNKLDLSDEPETAFVARRAEIRTFLEQLGITPIEIIPLAARDGDNIAVATQRWSWWKGPTLLESLAQLHPYTAPAGGPLRFVVQDVYRRDGNRLIAGLVEAGTLRAGERVVFWPLQTDAVVSAIHRWPQEVDEAKAGDAVAIALDERIFVDRGAVASYPGDGPALGHAVQATVVWLGGDPVMPGETLRLRIGTREMPVTLQRIDEVIDPDTLAGKPGDVVAKSDVAVITLAARELIAADDELETTSIGRFVLLHGTNVVAGGRVRSVIGRPRSEGATDIVAQTSSVQPNERFWRNGHRGGVFWLTGLPSAGKSTLAMTAQRMLFDRGRHVYVLDGDTLRTSLNVDLGFSEEDRSENVRRTAAVAAVLADGGFVVICALISPFSDDRTKARASYPGGFHEVYVSCDLQTAEGRDVKGHYKRARAGEIARFTGISSPYEAPQNPDLAVDTTRQSIPESAATLIEYIEEHTKP